Proteins co-encoded in one Cupriavidus nantongensis genomic window:
- the ltrA gene encoding group II intron reverse transcriptase/maturase, translated as MYDKIYRMDVLRHAYACCRANKGAPGVDGLTFDDVEQYGQERWLGELAQQLRDGTYRPEAVRRVYIPKPNGKLRPLGIPRLAERVCQTAAMLVLEPIFEADLPPEQHAYRQNRSAQSAVREVHGLLASGHKDVVDADLSGYFDTIPHVELMKSVARRVVDRRVLHLVKLWLDAPVEEEDERGRKKRTTSNRDTKRGIPQGSPISPLLSNLYMRRFILGWKKAGLEQRLGARIVNYADDLVICCKGSNAQKALAAMRQMMGLLKLTVNEEKTRICRLPDGEFDFLGYTFGRRYSVKTRRPYIAARPSRKSIKRMTETVRIQTGRNMAWMDAGEMVKRLNQKLGGWANYFSLGPVTPAYRFLDKYTTNRLRRWLCKKHKQRSGGVARYPDEYLYQQLGLIRLPKLPQNLPWAKA; from the coding sequence TTGTACGACAAGATCTATCGAATGGACGTGCTAAGGCACGCCTATGCGTGTTGCCGCGCCAACAAGGGGGCACCGGGTGTAGACGGCCTGACGTTCGATGATGTTGAGCAGTATGGGCAGGAGCGATGGCTTGGGGAATTGGCGCAGCAGCTTCGGGATGGAACGTATCGTCCGGAAGCGGTAAGAAGGGTCTATATTCCAAAGCCGAACGGCAAACTCAGGCCGCTTGGCATTCCGCGACTGGCGGAAAGGGTGTGTCAGACGGCGGCGATGCTGGTCTTGGAGCCAATCTTCGAGGCCGATCTGCCGCCAGAACAGCATGCCTACCGACAAAACCGGAGTGCACAAAGCGCTGTGCGCGAGGTACACGGGCTACTGGCCAGTGGCCACAAGGATGTTGTGGACGCCGACCTGTCCGGGTACTTCGACACGATCCCGCACGTCGAACTCATGAAATCGGTAGCACGCCGGGTTGTTGATAGGCGTGTTCTGCATCTGGTGAAGCTCTGGCTGGATGCCCCGGTGGAAGAGGAGGATGAGCGAGGTCGCAAGAAGCGCACGACGTCCAATCGGGATACCAAGCGGGGCATTCCGCAGGGCTCGCCGATCTCACCCCTACTGTCCAATCTGTACATGCGACGATTTATCTTGGGGTGGAAGAAGGCTGGCTTGGAACAGCGGCTTGGTGCTCGGATCGTCAATTATGCCGACGATCTGGTCATCTGCTGTAAGGGCAGCAATGCCCAGAAGGCGCTCGCCGCCATGCGGCAGATGATGGGCCTGCTTAAGCTTACGGTGAACGAAGAAAAGACCCGGATTTGCCGCCTTCCGGATGGCGAGTTCGACTTCCTGGGGTACACCTTTGGTCGGCGCTACTCGGTCAAGACTCGGCGGCCGTACATCGCCGCTCGACCGTCGCGAAAGAGCATAAAGCGCATGACTGAAACGGTGCGTATCCAGACAGGCCGAAACATGGCATGGATGGATGCCGGGGAAATGGTGAAGCGTCTGAATCAGAAACTTGGCGGATGGGCCAACTACTTTAGCCTCGGCCCGGTCACTCCTGCCTATCGGTTCCTCGACAAGTACACCACAAACCGGCTCCGCCGATGGTTGTGCAAGAAGCACAAGCAGCGCAGTGGGGGAGTAGCGCGCTACCCCGATGAGTATCTCTACCAGCAGCTTGGACTCATCCGCCTGCCAAAGCTTCCGCAGAACCTTCCGTGGGCGAAGGCATGA
- a CDS encoding DUF3085 domain-containing protein, with protein MSLRFKGADLRPVLTEAIANQCRIVLVKDQGVYFLAERGERRPDGRQQLLAYAVGCNPDTDPFDDWWHLAGRELGGDDFAEYFDPKDGLFTRLLHSADDLVQSATATHLSLAVVPPA; from the coding sequence ATGTCACTGCGATTCAAAGGCGCCGACCTGCGCCCCGTGCTGACCGAAGCCATCGCCAATCAGTGCCGCATCGTCCTGGTCAAGGACCAGGGCGTGTACTTCCTCGCCGAGCGTGGGGAGCGTCGCCCGGATGGACGCCAGCAACTGCTCGCCTACGCGGTCGGCTGCAACCCGGACACCGACCCGTTCGATGACTGGTGGCACCTCGCCGGCCGCGAGCTGGGCGGCGACGATTTTGCGGAGTATTTCGACCCGAAGGACGGCCTGTTCACGCGCCTCCTGCACTCGGCGGACGATCTCGTGCAGTCCGCCACCGCCACGCACCTGTCCTTGGCCGTGGTGCCTCCCGCCTGA
- a CDS encoding EthD domain-containing protein, whose product MKAQAASLAMQTEASDPRRPDDLIDRERMTVLIVTAHVAKDGEIPPSSVKNVEFVSRRPGMETKHFFDYWQDVHGPIARQIEYIRRYEQNHARPEYSPVRQPYDGLAITWFASTADMRAGTQTDAYQVTRADEPNFLPDGHLPIIVSREILDSRASA is encoded by the coding sequence ATGAAAGCACAAGCCGCAAGCTTGGCGATGCAGACAGAGGCGAGCGACCCACGTCGCCCGGACGATCTGATTGATCGGGAACGAATGACTGTCCTGATTGTGACGGCCCATGTGGCAAAGGACGGTGAAATACCCCCCTCGTCAGTCAAGAACGTTGAGTTTGTTTCACGGCGCCCGGGCATGGAAACGAAGCACTTCTTCGACTACTGGCAAGATGTCCACGGCCCGATCGCAAGACAGATCGAGTACATCCGGCGCTACGAGCAGAATCACGCACGCCCCGAGTACTCTCCTGTTCGCCAGCCATATGACGGGCTGGCGATCACATGGTTCGCGTCAACTGCCGACATGCGCGCCGGTACACAGACCGATGCCTACCAGGTGACGAGAGCAGACGAGCCCAACTTTCTTCCTGACGGCCACTTACCGATAATTGTTTCGCGCGAGATTCTGGATTCGCGCGCATCGGCATAG